A region of Saimiri boliviensis isolate mSaiBol1 chromosome 8, mSaiBol1.pri, whole genome shotgun sequence DNA encodes the following proteins:
- the IL5RA gene encoding interleukin-5 receptor subunit alpha isoform X1 produces MSTDWNKRIVFRQDMIIMAPILLILLGATEILQADLLPDEKISLLPPVNFTIKVTGLAQVLLHWEPNPDQEQRNVNLEYQVKINAPKEDDYETRITESNCVTILHQGFSASVRTILQNDHSFLASSWVSAEVQAPPGSPRTSALNLTCTTNTTADNYSHLRPYQVSLHCTWLVGTDAPEDTQYFLYYRYGSWTEECKEYSKDILERNIACWFPRTFIHSRGRDWLVVLVNGSSKHTTIKPFDQLFALHTIDQINPPLNVTAEIEGTRLSIQWEKPVSAFPIHCFDYEVKIHNTRNGYLQIEKMMTNAFISIIDDLSKYDVQVRAAVSSICREAGLWSEWSQPIYVGNDEQKPLRKWFLFVLMATICLILLILSLICRTCHLWNKLFPPIPAPKSNIKDFFVTPNYEVMWKVLTIHHMCPGLSSLGAVTGFLVFYIIREGFHSEGQEYFYCFSHSVLWLIRLFVFFKRWGPAMLPRLVSNN; encoded by the exons ATGAGTACTGATTGGAACAAGAGGATTGTCTTTAGACAG GATATGATCATCATGGCACCTATATTACTGATTCTTTTGGGGGCCACTGAGATACTGCAAGCTGACTTACTTCCTGATGAAAAGA TTTCACTTCTCCCACCTGTCAATTTTACCATTAAAGTTACTGGTTTGGCTCAAGTTCTTTTACATTGGGAACCAAATCCTGATCAAGAGCAAAGAAATGTTAATCTAGAATATCAAGTGAAAATAAACGCTCCAAAAGAAGATGAC tatgaaACCAGAATCACTGAAAGCAACTGTGTAACCATCCTCCACCAAGGCTTTTCAGCAAGTGTGCGGACCATCCTGCAGAACGACCACTCATTTCTGGCCAGCAGCTGGGTTTCTGCTGAAGTTCAGGCTCCACCAG GGTCTCCCAGAACCTCAGCTTTGAATTTAACCTGCACCACAAACACTACAGCAGATAATTATTCACATTTAAGGCCATACCAAGTTTCCcttcactgcacctggcttgttgGCACAGATGCCCCTGAGGACACGCAGTATTTTCTCTACTACAG GTATGGTTCCTGGACTGAAGAATGCAAAGAATACAGCAAAGACATACTGGAGAGAAATATTGCATGCTGGTTTCCCAGGACTTTCATCCACAGCAGAGGGCGTGACTGGCTTGTGGTTCTTGTTAATGGCTCCAGCAAGCACACTACCATCAAGCCCTTTGATCAGCTGTTTGCCCTTCACACCATTG ATCAAATAAATCCTCCACTGAATGTCACAGCAGAGATTGAAGGAACTCGTCTCTCTATCCAATGGGAGAAACCAGTGTCTGCCTTTCCAATCCATTGCTTTGATTATGAAGTGAAAATACACAATACAAGGAATGGATATTTACAG ATAGAAAAAATGATGACCAATGCATTCATCTCAATAATTGATGATCTTTCTAAGTACGATGTTCAAGTGAGAGCAGCAGTGAGCTCCATATGCAGAGAGGCAGGGCTCTGGAGTGAGTGGAGCCAACCTATTTATGTAG GAAATGATGAACAGAAGCCCTTGAGAAAATGGTTTCTCTTTGTGCTTATGGCAACCATCTGCTTGATCTTGTTAATTCTCTCGCTCATCTGTAGAAC ATGTCATTTATGGAACAAGTTGTTTCCACCAATTCCAGCACCAAAAAGTAATATCAAAGACTTCTTTGTAACCCCTAACTATGAGGTAATGTGGAAAGTTCTTACGATACACCATATGTGTCCAGGGTTGAGTTCCCTGGGAGCTGTCACTGGGTTCTTGGTTTTCTATATTATAAGGGAGGGTTTTCACTCAGAAGGCCAAGAGTATTTCTATTGCTTCAGTCATTCTGTTCTTTGGCTGATTcggctgtttgtattttttaagagatggggtcctgctatgttgcccagactggtctcaaacaattAG
- the IL5RA gene encoding interleukin-5 receptor subunit alpha isoform X2: protein MSTDWNKRIVFRQDMIIMAPILLILLGATEILQADLLPDEKISLLPPVNFTIKVTGLAQVLLHWEPNPDQEQRNVNLEYQVKINAPKEDDYETRITESNCVTILHQGFSASVRTILQNDHSFLASSWVSAEVQAPPGSPRTSALNLTCTTNTTADNYSHLRPYQVSLHCTWLVGTDAPEDTQYFLYYRYGSWTEECKEYSKDILERNIACWFPRTFIHSRGRDWLVVLVNGSSKHTTIKPFDQLFALHTIDQINPPLNVTAEIEGTRLSIQWEKPVSAFPIHCFDYEVKIHNTRNGYLQIEKMMTNAFISIIDDLSKYDVQVRAAVSSICREAGLWSEWSQPIYVGNDEQKPLRKWFLFVLMATICLILLILSLICRTCHLWNKLFPPIPAPKSNIKDFFVTPNYEKAGSTETETEVISYIEKPGVETLEDSVF, encoded by the exons ATGAGTACTGATTGGAACAAGAGGATTGTCTTTAGACAG GATATGATCATCATGGCACCTATATTACTGATTCTTTTGGGGGCCACTGAGATACTGCAAGCTGACTTACTTCCTGATGAAAAGA TTTCACTTCTCCCACCTGTCAATTTTACCATTAAAGTTACTGGTTTGGCTCAAGTTCTTTTACATTGGGAACCAAATCCTGATCAAGAGCAAAGAAATGTTAATCTAGAATATCAAGTGAAAATAAACGCTCCAAAAGAAGATGAC tatgaaACCAGAATCACTGAAAGCAACTGTGTAACCATCCTCCACCAAGGCTTTTCAGCAAGTGTGCGGACCATCCTGCAGAACGACCACTCATTTCTGGCCAGCAGCTGGGTTTCTGCTGAAGTTCAGGCTCCACCAG GGTCTCCCAGAACCTCAGCTTTGAATTTAACCTGCACCACAAACACTACAGCAGATAATTATTCACATTTAAGGCCATACCAAGTTTCCcttcactgcacctggcttgttgGCACAGATGCCCCTGAGGACACGCAGTATTTTCTCTACTACAG GTATGGTTCCTGGACTGAAGAATGCAAAGAATACAGCAAAGACATACTGGAGAGAAATATTGCATGCTGGTTTCCCAGGACTTTCATCCACAGCAGAGGGCGTGACTGGCTTGTGGTTCTTGTTAATGGCTCCAGCAAGCACACTACCATCAAGCCCTTTGATCAGCTGTTTGCCCTTCACACCATTG ATCAAATAAATCCTCCACTGAATGTCACAGCAGAGATTGAAGGAACTCGTCTCTCTATCCAATGGGAGAAACCAGTGTCTGCCTTTCCAATCCATTGCTTTGATTATGAAGTGAAAATACACAATACAAGGAATGGATATTTACAG ATAGAAAAAATGATGACCAATGCATTCATCTCAATAATTGATGATCTTTCTAAGTACGATGTTCAAGTGAGAGCAGCAGTGAGCTCCATATGCAGAGAGGCAGGGCTCTGGAGTGAGTGGAGCCAACCTATTTATGTAG GAAATGATGAACAGAAGCCCTTGAGAAAATGGTTTCTCTTTGTGCTTATGGCAACCATCTGCTTGATCTTGTTAATTCTCTCGCTCATCTGTAGAAC ATGTCATTTATGGAACAAGTTGTTTCCACCAATTCCAGCACCAAAAAGTAATATCAAAGACTTCTTTGTAACCCCTAACTATGAG